Proteins encoded together in one Sinorhizobium meliloti window:
- a CDS encoding CpaD family pilus assembly protein, with protein sequence MALNRFPYRLALGALVGLLLAGCANKDRLATGALPDDYRTRHPIVLTEGERTIDIPVASGDTRLTQGTRDVIRGFAAEYRNASSGVIQIMLPRGSVNGHAAQIVRKDIRRVLAAGGVSPKKMIETTYDASVTGDAAPIRLSYVAITAQTAPCGAWPEDLALNTLENRNYYNFGCATQSNLAAQIANPTDLVGPRQMSPIDAEQRGQVIDSWRGTEKGDGGTTIVFN encoded by the coding sequence ATGGCCCTGAACCGCTTTCCGTATCGCCTGGCCCTGGGCGCGCTCGTCGGCCTGCTGCTGGCTGGCTGCGCCAACAAGGACAGGCTCGCGACCGGTGCTCTTCCGGACGATTACCGCACCCGCCACCCGATCGTGCTGACGGAGGGCGAGCGGACGATCGACATTCCCGTCGCCTCGGGCGACACGCGGCTCACCCAAGGGACCCGCGACGTCATCCGCGGCTTTGCCGCCGAATATCGGAATGCGTCGAGCGGCGTCATCCAGATCATGCTGCCGCGCGGATCGGTGAACGGCCATGCCGCGCAGATCGTCCGCAAGGATATTCGTCGCGTGTTGGCAGCGGGCGGCGTGTCACCGAAGAAGATGATCGAAACCACCTATGACGCCTCCGTGACGGGCGATGCCGCACCGATCCGCCTGAGCTATGTCGCGATAACGGCGCAGACCGCACCCTGCGGCGCGTGGCCGGAAGATCTGGCGCTGAACACGCTGGAAAACCGCAACTACTACAATTTCGGCTGTGCCACCCAGTCCAATCTCGCCGCTCAGATCGCCAATCCGACGGATCTCGTCGGCCCACGCCAGATGTCGCCGATCGACGCCGAGCAGCGGGGCCAGGTGATCGACAGCTGGCGCGGCACGGAAAAGGGTGACGGCGGAACCACGATCGTCTTCAACTGA
- a CDS encoding M17 family metallopeptidase — MAPYQFIERPSPFNTSNGKTLPIFAVTPAHIETGSIDPIALDWAKKAGFKAESGAVLLIPSADGHLGGALFGLGANPSDTPFLTGKLARALPAGKWHIETAPLTANRLALGYGLGSYRFERYKPAKTDAPTLLIPADSDATDIKRQLAGVFLARDLINTPTNDMGPEALEAAFRALAAHYKADVSVISGEALLTENFPLVHTVGRASAEAPRLLEMRWGRKGHRQVTLVGKGVCFDTGGLDIKPASSMLLMKKDMGGAANVMGLALMIMDAKLKVDLRVIIPVVENSISANAFRPGDIYKSRKGLTVQIDNTDAEGRLILADALAYADEEKTDLVIDMATLTGAARVALGPDLPPFFTDDDDLAHDLAEASLTVDDPVWRMPLYRGYDKDVSARIADLTNAPSGGMAGSITAALFLKRFVTNAKSWVHFDIFGWAQSERPHSPIGGEAQAIRALYHHIGRIAG, encoded by the coding sequence ATGGCTCCCTATCAGTTCATCGAGCGGCCATCGCCGTTCAACACCAGCAACGGCAAGACGCTGCCGATCTTTGCGGTGACGCCCGCGCATATCGAGACGGGGAGCATCGATCCGATCGCGCTCGATTGGGCGAAGAAGGCCGGCTTCAAGGCGGAATCCGGCGCGGTGCTGCTGATCCCCTCGGCCGATGGTCATCTCGGAGGTGCGCTGTTCGGGCTCGGCGCCAACCCGTCAGACACGCCCTTCCTGACCGGCAAGCTCGCCCGGGCGCTCCCGGCCGGCAAATGGCACATCGAAACGGCGCCGCTCACCGCCAATCGGCTGGCTCTCGGCTACGGCCTCGGGTCCTACCGTTTCGAGCGCTACAAACCGGCGAAGACGGACGCGCCGACGCTGCTCATTCCGGCCGATTCGGATGCGACCGATATCAAGCGGCAGCTCGCCGGCGTTTTCCTGGCGCGCGACCTGATCAACACGCCGACCAACGATATGGGACCGGAAGCGCTGGAAGCCGCATTCCGGGCGCTGGCCGCCCATTACAAGGCCGACGTCTCGGTGATTTCCGGCGAAGCCCTGCTGACCGAGAACTTCCCGCTCGTCCACACGGTCGGCCGCGCCAGCGCCGAAGCGCCGCGGCTGCTTGAAATGCGCTGGGGCAGGAAGGGCCACCGGCAGGTGACGCTCGTCGGCAAGGGCGTCTGCTTCGACACCGGCGGGCTGGACATCAAACCGGCGTCCTCGATGCTGCTCATGAAGAAGGACATGGGCGGCGCTGCGAACGTCATGGGCCTTGCGCTGATGATCATGGATGCAAAGCTCAAGGTGGATCTGCGCGTGATCATTCCCGTGGTCGAGAATTCGATCTCGGCGAATGCCTTCCGTCCCGGTGACATCTACAAGAGCCGCAAGGGTCTGACCGTGCAGATCGACAACACCGACGCGGAGGGACGGCTGATCCTCGCCGATGCTCTCGCCTATGCGGACGAGGAGAAGACGGACCTCGTCATCGACATGGCGACCCTGACGGGCGCCGCCCGCGTGGCGCTGGGGCCGGACCTGCCGCCCTTCTTCACCGACGACGATGACCTCGCCCATGATCTTGCCGAAGCGAGCCTGACCGTGGACGATCCGGTCTGGCGGATGCCGCTCTACAGGGGCTATGACAAGGATGTTTCCGCCCGCATCGCCGATCTCACCAACGCCCCCTCGGGCGGCATGGCCGGTTCGATCACGGCGGCGCTGTTCCTCAAGCGTTTCGTGACGAACGCGAAAAGCTGGGTCCATTTCGACATCTTCGGCTGGGCCCAGTCCGAGCGCCCGCATTCGCCCATCGGCGGTGAAGCTCAGGCGATCCGGGCGCTTTACCATCACATCGGCAGGATAGCGGGTTAG
- a CDS encoding glyoxylate/hydroxypyruvate reductase A: MSARSPVIVDLKFIPEEVEAALAGAFPGREVIDLADPAHQGRDLSGIDYAVVWKSAPDLFSRAPDLKVVFSGGAGVDHVLTLPGLPDVPLVRFVDRTLTTRMSEWVVMQCLLHLRQHRAYEALAKKHEWRDLSQPEAADVTVGIMGMGVLGQDSARKLAVMGFKVIGWSRSKRVVEGVETYDAAGLDAFLGRTDFLVGLLPLTPDTRGIFNAALFAKLSRNGPFGAPVFINAGRGGSQVEADILDCLDSGVLGGASLDVFEQEPLSPESRFWDMPLVYVTPHVAASSDVRALFVHVEQQIARFERGLPLEHVVDKLAGY; this comes from the coding sequence ATGTCCGCCAGAAGCCCCGTAATCGTCGACCTGAAATTCATCCCCGAGGAGGTCGAAGCCGCCCTTGCGGGCGCCTTTCCCGGCCGTGAGGTGATCGATCTCGCCGACCCGGCGCATCAGGGGCGCGACCTCTCCGGCATCGACTATGCGGTGGTCTGGAAATCCGCGCCCGACCTCTTCTCCCGCGCCCCCGACCTCAAGGTGGTCTTTTCCGGCGGCGCCGGCGTCGACCACGTGCTGACGCTGCCGGGCCTGCCCGACGTGCCGCTGGTGCGCTTCGTCGACCGGACGCTGACGACGCGGATGAGCGAGTGGGTGGTGATGCAGTGCCTCCTGCATCTTCGCCAGCACCGCGCCTACGAGGCGCTGGCGAAGAAGCACGAATGGCGTGACCTCAGCCAGCCGGAAGCAGCCGACGTGACGGTCGGCATCATGGGCATGGGCGTGCTCGGCCAGGACTCCGCCCGCAAGCTCGCCGTGATGGGCTTCAAGGTGATCGGCTGGTCGCGAAGCAAACGGGTGGTCGAGGGTGTAGAGACCTACGACGCCGCCGGACTGGACGCATTTCTCGGCAGGACGGATTTTCTCGTCGGCCTGCTGCCGCTGACGCCGGATACCAGGGGTATCTTCAACGCCGCCCTCTTCGCCAAGCTCAGCCGGAACGGGCCGTTCGGAGCGCCCGTTTTCATCAATGCCGGCCGTGGCGGCAGTCAGGTCGAGGCCGACATTCTGGACTGCCTCGATTCCGGTGTTCTCGGAGGCGCATCGCTCGACGTCTTCGAACAGGAGCCGCTCTCCCCGGAAAGCCGCTTCTGGGACATGCCGCTTGTGTATGTGACGCCGCATGTCGCCGCTTCGTCCGACGTCAGGGCGCTCTTTGTGCATGTGGAGCAGCAGATCGCGCGCTTCGAGCGCGGGCTGCCTCTGGAGCATGTGGTGGATAAGCTAGCCGGCTATTGA
- a CDS encoding CpaF family protein, giving the protein MFGKRGNEGSGKGGARGFSPAPPMPAVQLVPVERAAAPVLGETIAAPSRPQAAAPPQRRRAPRAEDYYDTKSQVFSALIDTIDLSQLSKLDIESAREEIRDIVNDIITIKNFAMSISEQEELLDDICNDVLGYGPLEPLLARDDIADIMVNGAGQTFIEVGGKVEESEIRFRDNGQLLSICQRIVSQVGRRVDESSPICDARLPDGSRVNVIAPPLAIDGTALTIRKFKKDKLTLEQLVRFGSITPEAAVLLQIIGRVRCNIVISGGTGSGKTTLLNCLTRYIDSTERIITCEDSAELQLQQPHVVRLETRPPNIEGEGEITMRDLVKNCLRMRPERIIVGEVRGPEVFDLLQAMNTGHDGSMGTIHANTPRECLSRMESMIAMGGYTLPARTVREIISGSVDVIIQASRLRDGSRRITHITEVTGMEGDVIITQDLMRYEIDGEDANGRIVGRHVSTGIGRPHFWDRARYFNEDKRLAATLDAMEKQ; this is encoded by the coding sequence ATGTTTGGCAAACGCGGAAATGAAGGTTCTGGCAAGGGTGGTGCGCGCGGCTTCTCGCCTGCGCCCCCGATGCCCGCCGTCCAGCTGGTGCCGGTGGAGCGTGCCGCCGCGCCCGTTCTCGGCGAAACGATCGCTGCGCCATCCCGCCCGCAAGCGGCAGCGCCGCCTCAGCGGCGCCGTGCGCCGAGGGCGGAAGATTATTACGACACGAAATCGCAGGTCTTCTCCGCGCTGATCGATACGATCGATCTGTCGCAGCTCTCCAAGCTCGATATCGAGAGCGCCCGGGAGGAAATCCGCGACATCGTCAACGATATCATCACCATCAAGAACTTCGCGATGTCGATCTCCGAGCAGGAGGAACTGCTCGACGACATCTGCAACGACGTGCTCGGCTACGGACCGCTGGAACCATTGCTCGCGCGCGACGACATCGCCGACATCATGGTCAACGGCGCCGGGCAAACCTTCATCGAAGTGGGCGGCAAGGTCGAGGAATCGGAGATTCGGTTCCGCGACAACGGGCAACTGCTGTCGATCTGCCAGCGCATCGTCAGCCAGGTAGGCCGCCGCGTCGACGAATCGAGCCCGATCTGCGATGCGCGTCTGCCGGACGGGTCACGCGTCAACGTCATCGCGCCGCCGCTCGCGATCGACGGTACGGCGCTCACCATCCGCAAGTTCAAGAAGGACAAGCTGACGCTGGAGCAGCTGGTGCGCTTCGGATCGATCACGCCCGAGGCCGCTGTCCTGCTGCAGATCATCGGCCGCGTCCGCTGCAACATCGTCATTTCCGGCGGCACCGGCTCCGGCAAGACGACGCTGCTCAACTGCCTGACGCGCTATATCGACAGCACCGAGCGGATCATTACCTGCGAGGACTCGGCCGAATTGCAACTGCAGCAGCCCCATGTCGTCCGGCTCGAGACGCGCCCGCCGAACATCGAGGGCGAGGGCGAGATCACCATGCGCGACCTCGTGAAGAACTGCCTGCGCATGCGCCCGGAGCGCATCATCGTCGGTGAAGTGCGCGGCCCGGAAGTCTTCGACCTGCTGCAGGCGATGAACACCGGCCATGACGGTTCGATGGGAACGATCCATGCAAATACCCCGCGCGAATGCCTGAGCCGCATGGAATCGATGATCGCCATGGGCGGCTATACCCTGCCGGCCAGGACCGTTCGCGAGATCATCTCCGGCTCGGTGGACGTGATCATCCAGGCCTCGCGTCTGCGGGACGGATCGCGCCGGATCACCCACATCACCGAAGTCACCGGCATGGAAGGCGACGTGATCATCACCCAGGACCTGATGCGCTACGAGATCGACGGCGAGGACGCCAATGGCCGCATCGTCGGCCGCCACGTCTCCACCGGCATCGGCCGGCCGCATTTCTGGGACCGGGCCCGTTACTTCAATGAGGACAAGCGGCTCGCTGCGACCCTCGACGCGATGGAAAAGCAATAG
- a CDS encoding type II secretion system F family protein, whose protein sequence is MAGWIETLTDLNIIVAALVSMAVLATFYSLVAPLLERGDLTKRMKSVATEREQIRARERARLNAEATTGRASLRAQHNTSVREIVERLNLRKALVDDNTVNRLKTAGYRSQNALNTFLFARFCLPFLFLTVAVLYIFVLGNFADKPIMVRVSFAIGFAYVGFYAPNIFIANAISKRQQSIRRAWPDALDLLLICVESGVSMELAMRRVADEIAVQSQPLAEELVLTTAELSFLPERRIALENLGLRTGLDEVKSVTQALIQADRYGTPVAQALRVLAQESRDQRMTAAEKKAAALPPKLTVPMILFFLPVLVAVILGPAGIQVADKF, encoded by the coding sequence GTGGCCGGCTGGATAGAGACGCTTACCGATCTGAACATCATCGTCGCGGCGCTCGTCTCGATGGCCGTGCTCGCCACGTTCTATTCGCTCGTGGCGCCCTTGCTCGAAAGGGGAGACCTCACGAAGCGGATGAAGTCGGTCGCCACCGAACGGGAGCAGATTCGCGCCCGCGAGCGCGCCCGGCTCAATGCCGAGGCGACCACCGGCAGGGCAAGCCTCAGGGCACAGCACAACACCTCGGTCCGGGAGATCGTCGAGCGGCTGAACCTCAGAAAGGCTCTGGTGGACGACAACACCGTCAACCGCCTGAAGACGGCCGGCTATCGCTCGCAGAACGCGCTCAACACCTTCCTCTTCGCCCGCTTCTGCCTGCCGTTCCTGTTTCTGACCGTTGCGGTTCTCTATATTTTCGTGCTCGGCAACTTCGCCGACAAGCCGATCATGGTCAGAGTGTCCTTCGCCATCGGATTCGCCTATGTCGGCTTCTACGCGCCGAACATCTTCATCGCCAATGCGATCTCCAAGCGCCAGCAGTCCATTCGCCGCGCCTGGCCGGATGCGCTCGATCTCCTGCTCATCTGCGTCGAGTCCGGCGTCTCGATGGAACTCGCCATGCGCCGCGTCGCCGACGAGATAGCCGTGCAGTCGCAGCCGCTGGCGGAGGAACTGGTGCTGACGACCGCGGAACTCTCCTTCCTTCCCGAAAGGCGCATCGCGCTCGAAAATCTCGGCCTGCGCACGGGGCTCGATGAAGTGAAATCGGTGACGCAGGCGCTGATCCAGGCCGACCGCTACGGCACGCCCGTCGCTCAGGCGCTGCGCGTTCTGGCGCAGGAGAGCCGCGACCAGCGCATGACCGCTGCCGAGAAAAAGGCGGCCGCACTGCCGCCGAAGCTGACGGTGCCGATGATCCTGTTCTTCCTGCCGGTCCTCGTCGCCGTCATCCTCGGCCCCGCCGGGATACAGGTGGCGGACAAGTTTTAG
- a CDS encoding AAA family ATPase, which yields MNAIEYTIESGAAGDWPADGSRPGDLEQLRPLPRISIHAFCESEAVQRLMERCGQDRRMAKVSLRITGGGIAAAATTFTSVSTPNLIILETAAETGSLLSELAPLAEVCDPSTKVIVIGRHNDIALYRELIRNGISEYMVAPVGMADMLSAVSAIFVDPEAEPLGRSLAFIGAKGGCGSSVIAHNCAWGISNLFSTETILADLDLPYGTANIDFDQDPPQGIAEAVFAPDRLDEVFLDRLLTRCSDHLSLLAAPSMLDRAYDFETGAFQPILEVLQRSAPVSVLDLPHGWTDWTRSVLSAADEVVITAAPDLASLRNAKNLLDALKKLRPNDKAPHLVLNQVGVPKRPEIAPDEFCASLEIEAAAIIPFDAVLFGNASNSGRMIAEIDRKSPAAETFSQLSHLLTGRTTVKKARRGGLGKVLAKLGRR from the coding sequence ATGAACGCGATTGAATACACGATCGAAAGCGGCGCTGCCGGCGATTGGCCCGCGGACGGGTCGCGCCCCGGCGACCTCGAGCAGCTCCGGCCCCTGCCGCGCATCTCGATCCACGCCTTCTGCGAAAGCGAAGCGGTGCAGCGGCTCATGGAGCGTTGCGGCCAGGACCGCCGTATGGCGAAGGTCAGCCTTCGCATCACCGGTGGCGGCATCGCCGCCGCCGCGACCACTTTTACCAGCGTCTCAACGCCCAATCTGATCATTCTCGAAACCGCGGCCGAGACCGGCTCGCTGCTTTCGGAGCTGGCGCCGCTCGCGGAGGTCTGCGATCCGAGCACCAAGGTCATCGTCATCGGCCGCCATAACGACATCGCTCTCTATCGCGAGCTGATCCGCAACGGCATTTCCGAATATATGGTCGCACCGGTCGGGATGGCGGATATGCTGAGCGCCGTCTCGGCGATCTTCGTGGATCCGGAGGCGGAGCCGCTCGGACGCAGCCTTGCCTTCATCGGCGCGAAGGGCGGCTGCGGCTCGTCGGTCATCGCCCATAATTGCGCCTGGGGCATTTCCAATCTTTTCTCGACCGAGACGATCCTTGCCGATCTCGATCTGCCCTACGGAACCGCCAATATCGACTTCGACCAGGACCCCCCGCAGGGGATCGCCGAGGCCGTATTCGCACCGGATCGGCTGGACGAGGTCTTTCTCGACCGGCTCCTGACCAGATGCTCCGATCATCTGTCGCTGCTCGCCGCCCCCTCCATGCTCGACCGCGCCTATGACTTCGAGACGGGTGCGTTTCAGCCGATCCTGGAAGTCCTCCAGCGCAGCGCGCCCGTATCCGTTCTGGACCTGCCGCATGGCTGGACCGACTGGACCCGCTCTGTGCTTTCCGCGGCCGACGAGGTGGTCATCACCGCCGCCCCGGACCTGGCAAGCCTCAGAAACGCGAAGAACCTGCTCGATGCCTTGAAGAAGTTGAGGCCGAACGACAAGGCACCGCATCTCGTGCTCAACCAGGTGGGCGTACCCAAGCGTCCGGAGATCGCTCCCGATGAGTTCTGCGCGTCGCTGGAGATCGAAGCCGCAGCGATCATTCCGTTCGATGCGGTCCTCTTCGGCAATGCCTCCAACAGCGGACGCATGATCGCGGAGATCGACCGGAAGTCGCCGGCCGCCGAGACCTTCTCGCAGCTGTCCCACCTCTTGACCGGGCGCACCACCGTCAAGAAGGCCAGACGGGGGGGCCTCGGCAAGGTTCTGGCGAAGCTCGGCAGGCGGTAG
- a CDS encoding type II secretion system F family protein, whose protein sequence is MFGIDITVLGLAGLVALAAAALAYGVLYPRIETEKKAEGRLRRVSASETDRTKIKAARDRVNEMSKRRKSVQDSLKDLEKKQQEKSANAAPSMKKRLLQAGLSISIAQFYLFSALFGLFAFLVVLLTGAGLIIAAGVGLIGAAGLPRWIVGSMVKRRCRKFLDEFPNSLDVMVRSIKSGLPLNDALRLIASDGQEPVRTEFRRVVESQQVGLNVPEACARMIHSIPLPEVNFFAIVIAIQAQAGGNLSEALGNLSKVLRERRKMKAKVSALSMEAKASACIIGALPFIVATLVYLTSPDYMMILFTDPRGHIIMGASAVWMSIGIWVMRNMINFDI, encoded by the coding sequence ATGTTCGGCATAGACATCACCGTCCTGGGACTGGCCGGCCTCGTCGCCCTGGCGGCGGCAGCACTCGCCTATGGTGTGCTCTATCCCCGTATCGAGACCGAGAAAAAGGCGGAGGGCCGCCTGCGCCGGGTCAGCGCCTCGGAGACGGACCGCACCAAGATCAAGGCGGCGCGCGACCGCGTCAACGAGATGTCGAAGCGTCGCAAATCCGTTCAGGATTCGCTGAAGGACCTCGAGAAGAAGCAGCAGGAAAAATCCGCCAATGCGGCGCCTTCGATGAAGAAGCGCCTGCTGCAGGCCGGCCTTTCGATATCGATCGCGCAGTTCTATCTGTTCAGTGCGCTTTTCGGGTTGTTCGCCTTCCTTGTCGTCCTCCTGACAGGGGCCGGACTGATCATTGCCGCAGGCGTTGGCCTGATAGGCGCGGCCGGCCTGCCGCGATGGATCGTCGGCTCCATGGTCAAACGCCGTTGCAGAAAGTTTCTCGACGAGTTTCCGAATTCGCTCGATGTCATGGTCCGGTCGATCAAGTCGGGGCTGCCGCTGAACGACGCCTTGCGGCTGATCGCGAGCGACGGGCAGGAGCCGGTCAGGACCGAATTCCGCCGTGTCGTCGAGTCCCAGCAGGTGGGTCTCAACGTTCCCGAAGCCTGCGCCCGCATGATTCACAGCATTCCGCTGCCGGAAGTGAACTTCTTCGCGATCGTCATCGCCATTCAGGCGCAGGCGGGCGGCAATCTGTCCGAGGCGCTCGGCAACCTCTCCAAGGTCCTGCGCGAACGCAGGAAGATGAAGGCGAAGGTCAGCGCGCTGTCGATGGAGGCCAAGGCGTCCGCCTGCATCATCGGCGCGCTGCCCTTCATCGTCGCAACCCTCGTCTATCTGACTTCGCCGGACTACATGATGATTCTCTTCACCGACCCGCGCGGCCACATCATCATGGGCGCTTCCGCCGTCTGGATGAGCATCGGCATCTGGGTGATGCGCAACATGATCAACTTCGACATCTGA
- a CDS encoding MarR family transcriptional regulator — protein MPVELTPSQALGLWHAVSLEQVRVDSRDLTLRQMAILLQIYLVPPPHTVRGLAAALGVTKPVITRALDTMGALGLVDRIRDERDRRNVIIKRTVEGALYLEKFGDLIIDQGRKM, from the coding sequence TTGCCGGTCGAACTTACCCCTTCTCAGGCGCTGGGGCTCTGGCATGCCGTGTCGCTCGAACAGGTGCGCGTCGACAGCCGCGATCTGACCTTGCGCCAGATGGCGATCCTGTTACAGATTTACCTGGTGCCGCCGCCCCATACGGTGCGCGGCCTCGCCGCGGCGCTCGGGGTGACGAAGCCGGTGATCACGCGCGCGCTCGACACCATGGGTGCGCTCGGCCTCGTCGACCGGATCCGCGACGAGCGCGACAGGCGCAACGTCATCATCAAGCGCACCGTCGAGGGCGCGCTTTATCTTGAAAAGTTCGGCGATCTGATCATCGATCAGGGCCGGAAAATGTGA
- a CDS encoding NlpC/P60 family protein — protein sequence MSEVLDRRLNAYREDLAEERLRGMVEAKRFVEGTSAAVSVPVTPLRSRPEAGCGTDTELLYGETVRVLDVADGWAWVKSDLDGYVGYVPEDVVQPPQAPATHLVAVPRTFVYRGADLRFPQAFALSMGSRIAVAGEAETRGTRYFLLDGGLAIVADHCIPATGALTDDYVAIATRFLETPYLWGGRSGFGIDCSGLVQLAMQMAGRNAPRDSDMQASGLGRLIEREDLARGDLVFWKGHVAIMEDEKTLVHANGHTMTVAREGLEDAIRRIAWLYAQPTGYRRP from the coding sequence ATGTCAGAGGTCCTCGACCGCCGCCTGAATGCCTATCGCGAGGATCTCGCGGAGGAACGCCTGCGCGGCATGGTCGAGGCAAAGCGCTTCGTGGAAGGAACGTCGGCGGCCGTATCCGTGCCGGTGACGCCGCTGCGGTCGAGGCCGGAGGCCGGCTGCGGTACGGATACGGAGCTTCTCTATGGCGAGACGGTGCGCGTGCTCGACGTCGCCGACGGATGGGCGTGGGTGAAGTCCGATCTCGACGGCTATGTCGGCTACGTACCGGAGGATGTGGTGCAGCCCCCGCAAGCGCCGGCGACGCACCTCGTGGCGGTGCCGAGGACCTTCGTCTATCGCGGCGCGGATCTGCGCTTTCCCCAGGCCTTTGCCCTTTCCATGGGAAGCCGGATCGCCGTCGCCGGTGAGGCCGAGACGCGCGGCACGCGCTATTTTCTGCTGGATGGCGGGCTGGCGATCGTCGCCGATCACTGCATCCCCGCAACCGGCGCGCTTACGGATGATTATGTCGCAATCGCGACCCGCTTTCTCGAAACGCCCTATCTCTGGGGCGGCCGCTCCGGCTTCGGCATAGACTGTTCCGGCCTCGTGCAACTCGCGATGCAGATGGCGGGGCGCAATGCGCCGCGCGATTCCGACATGCAGGCAAGCGGACTCGGCCGCCTCATAGAGCGCGAAGATCTCGCGCGCGGAGACCTCGTCTTCTGGAAGGGCCATGTGGCGATCATGGAAGACGAGAAGACCCTGGTGCATGCCAACGGACACACGATGACGGTGGCGCGCGAAGGTCTCGAAGATGCCATCCGGCGCATCGCGTGGCTTTACGCGCAGCCGACGGGATACCGGCGGCCCTGA
- a CDS encoding tetratricopeptide repeat protein, giving the protein MTMQDTFSLSLCRLATGVAVAMVALSLSACAGQQGRKELTTGSIPKLTRPVQSMNATELAAAAERIGKAYERNPKDREAGLDYANLLRMTGRNEQALAVMQQVAIYHPADREVLGAYGKAQAAAGQLEQALATISRAQTPDRPDWKLKSAEGAILDQLGRSAEARLRYREALDLKPNEPSVLSNLGMSYLLSKDLRTAETYLKSAASQPDAGSSVRQNLALAVGLQGRFQEAEVIARQELTAEQAEANVAYLRSMLSQQGAWKQLAKADAVKAD; this is encoded by the coding sequence ATCACGATGCAAGACACTTTCTCCTTATCCCTGTGCCGCCTCGCAACGGGGGTTGCCGTTGCGATGGTGGCGCTGTCGCTCTCCGCCTGCGCCGGACAACAGGGCAGGAAGGAGCTGACGACCGGATCTATCCCGAAGCTCACGAGGCCGGTGCAGTCGATGAACGCGACCGAACTCGCTGCCGCCGCCGAACGCATCGGCAAGGCCTATGAGCGCAATCCGAAGGACCGGGAGGCCGGGCTCGACTACGCCAATCTCCTGCGCATGACGGGCCGCAACGAACAGGCGCTTGCCGTCATGCAACAGGTGGCGATCTACCATCCGGCGGATCGCGAGGTGCTCGGAGCCTACGGCAAGGCCCAGGCCGCAGCGGGTCAGCTGGAACAGGCGCTCGCAACGATCAGCCGTGCCCAGACGCCGGACCGGCCCGACTGGAAGCTGAAATCCGCGGAAGGCGCCATCCTCGACCAGCTCGGCCGCTCCGCCGAGGCACGGCTGCGCTACCGCGAGGCTCTGGACCTCAAGCCCAACGAGCCTTCGGTCCTCTCCAATCTGGGCATGTCCTATCTGCTCTCGAAGGATCTGCGGACGGCCGAGACCTACCTCAAATCCGCGGCGAGCCAACCGGATGCCGGCAGCAGCGTGCGCCAGAACCTCGCGCTTGCCGTCGGCCTGCAGGGCCGCTTCCAGGAAGCGGAGGTCATCGCCCGCCAGGAACTGACAGCCGAGCAGGCGGAGGCCAATGTCGCCTATCTTCGCTCCATGCTGTCTCAGCAGGGCGCGTGGAAGCAGCTGGCAAAGGCGGATGCGGTGAAGGCGGATTGA